A window of the Equus przewalskii isolate Varuska chromosome 10, EquPr2, whole genome shotgun sequence genome harbors these coding sequences:
- the CCDC200 gene encoding coiled-coil domain-containing protein 200: protein MGSAYHWEARRRQMALDRRRWLMAQQQEQQQQQEQELKKLQEEERQSEKKTQPPQMSQQPPPPQLQEEQPPPSPTRLQPPPPSPSPSPPPLTSPPQPPPPAQLPARLRQQNVQDPLIQRTSKYIIQDSQRPGPQLGLLGTDQTGGQSTYFNNNRFQGEKKLPQGPGFRKSYQSSPDKYTGTSRFTSTNYTQQW from the exons atggGCAGCGCTTATCACTGGGAGGCCCGTCGCAGGCAGATGGCTTTGGACCGGAGGAGATGGCTGATGGCCCAGCAGCAagagcagcaacagcagcaagaGCAG GAACTAAAGAAACTCCAAGAGGAGGAACGCCAATCTGAGAAAAAAACCCAGCCGCCTCAGATGTCGCAGCAGCCGCCCCCACCGCAGCTACAGGAGGAGCAGCCACCACCCTCACCAACACGGCTGCAGccgccaccaccatcaccatcaccatcaccaccgccATTAACATCACCACCGCAGCCTCCACCGCCAGCACAGCTACCAGCTCGGCTAAGGCAACAAAATGTCCAAGACCCTCTTATTCAGCGCACCTCCAAGTACATTATCCAGGATTCCCAAAGGCCAGGTCCTCAGCTTGGCTTACTGGGGACCGATCAAACTGGAGGGCAATCCACCTACTTTAACAACAACAGATTCCAAGGAGAGAAGAAACTCCCTCAAGGCCCTG GTTTTAGGAAATCCTACCAATCTAGCCCAGATAAATACACTGGGACCTCACGATTCACG tcAACGAATTATACACAGCAGTGGTGA